Below is a genomic region from Cyprinus carpio isolate SPL01 chromosome B6, ASM1834038v1, whole genome shotgun sequence.
ttttcttttctttttaaagtggTACCAAACAATCCTGTTGATCCTGTATTAACCCATAAAGGTACCAAATTCCAAGCAACcacattttgtaacaaaaatatctttatatagtAGTACTGCACCAGCAGTTTCCACACCACTGAAGTTTGTCCACAAAAGTTTGTTTGATCTAAGaggcttttttgtgtttgtccaggTGGTGAGGAAGAACAGAAATCCTCAGTTAAAGAAAAGAACCACAGAGAGAAGGGAAACAAAGGTTTATTTGGTTTATTCAAGAAGAACAAGAAAACACCTGAACAGGTTTGTACACCCGTCAGCCTGTCTGGTTTTGCAATCTGTGCAACCTTCTGGTTGTCATATTTAGGAAATGAGGGGAAATAGCATAACCGAACTGTAACATTGTAAAACACTTGTGCTGTTCCACCCATCTGTCTCTGCATCTGTTTATCTTTCAGCTTTCCTTTGCATCTGTTTATTTTGCCTCATGTTTATGGACATCAATTCAGATTGCATATTGAAAAGTCTTTTCGGTAATGTTCGATTCCTTTAAACATattcagtgatttatttatttatttcttcttcttctacagGCTGTGATTGGCAGTGCTCCAAACTCTCCTGAACGGAACGGCCAATGTGCGGACAGGGTGAATGGTGTTAACGGTCACTCAGCCTTACCCATGGTCCCTGCCGACATGCCAAAGAAGAGACGTGCTCCACGGCCTCCTATGACGGCGTCCCAGAGTGTCGCCTGTGGGCATCACACCAGAGACTTTTCCGACCCATCAGAGAGTGACTCTGCTAGAAAACAGGTGGGACTGCTGTGGGCATCTCCATTCCAGTCCAAACAAACCTGTACCCTTGGCCATCAGATATTCATATTAGCATGCATCagtattgttttagtattatttgtatacaattatagtatttattgatattttgaattagcctttgtttatatttctaattttatttgttatttttctttcttgtgctttggttatatttatataatatatacacatataatgacgtgtactatatatatatatatatatatatatatatatatatatatatatatatatatatatatatatatatatatatatatatatatatatatatatatatatatatatatatatatatatatatatatatacatgtgtgtgtatatgtatgtatatatgtatgtatgtattttttttttttttatgtatgtcaaatgattaatcacgattaatcacatccaaaataaaagttttgtttacataatatatgtatgtgtacagggtatatttattatgtatatataaatacacacacataaattatatatttagaaaatatttacatgtatatatatttatattcttatatttcatattatatatataaatatatttaatatataaacataacatattcttcttaaatatatacatgcatgtgtgtgtatttatatatacataataaatatacacagtatacacacatatattatgtaaacaaaacttttattttggatgtgattaatcgtgattaatcatttgacagccctaataatattacacacattatatatatatatatatatatatatatatatatatatatatatatatatatatatatatatatatatatatatatataatgtttgtttgtagggcatatttgtttttatttttatttttttttttttgagtcagttAGTATTGCATGttcttcatctaatatttattttatttcagctttattaattaaacttaaattgaactgaatttaaattttagtaaacaataacaacagtggCATGCAGGAATGTGCAGTTCTACTGATCAGAATCCAGTTTTATAGTTAAATGGTAGTATAATAGTATGGTTCTGAGGCATGTTTTGAATAGCATGCTATTTTTCtgcagtgtatatatattgtcCATAATATTCAAATTTCCTTTGTGCTTGGAATACTATATATACCTActtaatttgcaaaaaatatagtatagaacaaaaaactaaatgaattacTGTATCCAACAGTGCAATGCGCTCAGTTTGACCCTCAATGTCCACTGTGATGAGTGAGCTTGTAATACAGCTGCAATTTTTAACATCTTATTTTACTCATTATTTGATTGTCaaaagttaatacattttcaaacataattaacttttcttaacaataaattaaacaacTGACAATTTGCTGAATTTAATAAGCGATGTAATGAGGTTATGCGAAAACTACAGCATATTATTGTTTAAAGCTGCATAATGCATACTGTTTCACTTCAAGTATTTACTGTGCAATTTGCATTAAGCAGTATGCTAGTATTTTATACCAAACATAACCTCTTTGTGCCTTGCTCAGGGTCAGCTCAGTCATATCTTTTCCACCGAGTCCTCCCTTAAAAGGACTAAACGGAGAGCTCCGCCCCCTCCGTGTGATGGCCCCACCCCATCCGATTCAGATAACAAAGGTAcgcatttatttttgttcataagTGTACTTTTAGTTTTCTATGTTTAAGCATTTGTGAATACTTGTTTGCATGCTAGTGCTGGTTTCCTAGATGCCAAGTACGTGCAATTTCAGTATAGAATCAAGCTTGAACAAATGTGAGAATGAATACTATCTTTCTGTTTCCCAACTGTGTTGGATTAATTATTTGCTCTTGTTTTACACTGTACTACCAGGAGGTTGAGCCTAACAGGCAGCAGTCTCctttcctcctcttctcctccaTACATGCTTCTCTGTTCCTGCTTTCATCGGTGATGGGCTATTTGTCCTCTGTGTCTTTACATAGCCTTCATGTCTTATGCACATTGCACTGAACTCTGTGTCTTGTTCTGTTATTTAATTGGcttccttgtttaatgtcactgtTGCTTTAAACTGTAATGTGATATCTCTTTCACCTTGTTAGTATAAACATAATGTTGTATTCTAGAGGAAGTAACACACTCAGGTCAATAGTGTCAACAGTCAGTGTCAATTTATGCCTTAGACTAATGGGTTTCATTTTAGTGTTTGTatgctttagtttttttattttaaagtcatttcaGTGTTTGTCAGGCAAATCTGTATCACTTTATCACAAAATTTGTGCCTTAATATTGAGCCACAGCTCCCAAAATGGTTGTAATCAGTCTTTGATATTTTTATCTACATGATTACAATTCAACTTTATTAAATGTCAATGACTTTTTATATATAGGGGTCATAAGGGATGCTTTTAAgaatttgtataaaattattcaaacttaAGAAATTCCAAATGAATTCATCAGCCACATCCAACGTTTTTAATTAAACCTGTTTAGTTTTATAATTAAGCTTTTTGTTAGaaccattttaatgttaaatttgtaTTAACACTCTGTGTGcttgtcttttgtgttttttttttcttcagacagatttttgttaattgttatctaatatatttaatgtatttcattaattgattttttttgccaaattcaCTTTTGAAATAGTTTACTAATGTTGAttcatatttgaataaattaaatgaaagtacGTACTGTACACTGTGCTGTTTGTTTTGCCAAGGTGCTATATTAGTGAGAGGTTGCAGATGAGATGGTTTTACACACAATACATGCTCATAAAAACACTACAGcatctttgtttttcttcagtagaagatGCTCAAGGGGACAACAAGATTTCAAACAAATACAGAGCTCGCATTGCTGGCCACTGCCCTGCAATCGATAAAGTTATGAGTGAACTTGCAGAATCTCTGCAGGCACGGCAACAGAGAACGCTATCTTCTGCAAAGTATGTTAATTTTGCTGAATTCATTTCTTCATGGTTCACTGCTTGTGTTCTTGAAGTAGCTGATTACTGATTTCTTCTTCTCATTTTCCTCCGTAGTTCTTATATATCCCAGCATCAGCTAGCAGAAGATTCTTCTGAGGGTTTGTTTTCTGAGCATCCCACCCCTGAGGCTGAGCTTAAGGCACTTTCTGGCTGTCAGCTGCTGAAAAACCGCTCTGAGAGAGAAGGTTTGACCACCTTCACCGTGGTTCCCCAGAGACGTCAGCAGAGCAGGCAATGTTTTGAAGTGTCACTAACCGTACAGACACCAGACACTGCTAAAGATGAACAAGAGCTGTGCCTTGGAGACCCAGGTGCACTTAAGATCCCCATTACAGAGCTTTTGGAAGCAGTCCCAACTGAACCTTTTAGAAGTGGGTGCAAGGGTTCAGATAAAAGCAAGCACTCACCAGAGGTTCTTCATCTGCAGTCTGTGGAGCAAGAGAATCAAGCTTGGACAGATGTAGAGAGTGAGAATTTGGAACTTAAAGATGAAGAGGACCAATGTATTCATCCAGAAGACATGGAGCTAGAGAGTTCAGAATCACCCCAAAGAGGTCTTGGCAATCTAGAACATTTAGGCAGTATGATGAATGATCTAGAACTAAAAGGCAATTGGGCTTATCCTTCAGAAGCAGCTGATAAACTTGCTGACATGTCACCAATCGATCCAAAGTCAGGCCCTGTGGAGCAAGAGGAGATGG
It encodes:
- the LOC109089046 gene encoding uncharacterized protein LOC109089046 isoform X2, with product MSISRKISQWNISGNFPCTAIAETQRGFSHRTTQIYSIICPSYYLQHAHMDLQEDLIDRDIPLTVLLPGGQETTATVHGSKPVMDVLVTLCAQHHLVPSDHAIKLISTNQNHINFKPNYMIGSLEFERVVLQTKGCDNKKKPHVPVATVRLLVNYKKSHKTVVRVNPTVPLAELMPTVCEKCEFDTDATILLRTYQSEEPLDLTKTLNDYGIRELYAKDIKVVPNNPVDPVLTHKGGEEEQKSSVKEKNHREKGNKGLFGLFKKNKKTPEQAVIGSAPNSPERNGQCADRVNGVNGHSALPMVPADMPKKRRAPRPPMTASQSVACGHHTRDFSDPSESDSARKQGQLSHIFSTESSLKRTKRRAPPPPCDGPTPSDSDNKEDAQGDNKISNKYRARIAGHCPAIDKVMSELAESLQARQQRTLSSANSYISQHQLAEDSSEGLFSEHPTPEAELKALSGCQLLKNRSEREGLTTFTVVPQRRQQSRQCFEVSLTVQTPDTAKDEQELCLGDPGALKIPITELLEAVPTEPFRSGCKGSDKSKHSPEVLHLQSVEQENQAWTDVESENLELKDEEDQCIHPEDMELESSESPQRGLGNLEHLGSMMNDLELKGNWAYPSEAADKLADMSPIDPKSGPVEQEEMEEHALVETGEEKDWVEEYKERRRKFLDGGGYNDGLKKLDVWGRIQREFANMQEETTLQEMDFPSPPPPVYWDDNNSENKEDEENRSKQEMQTYDEDLDQYANLDSKPRCAPYLYYSKPKSHPTQTNSDPGTSSAENNCSSNPEPHRTSFLSKSHSSVDPCPPATVSLFALAVFQKAKRSKPGLDPNCSRRRGLPRNTHSN
- the LOC109089046 gene encoding cordon-bleu protein-like 1 isoform X4; translation: MDLQEDLIDRDIPLTVLLPGGQETTATVHGSKPVMDVLVTLCAQHHLVPSDHAIKLISTNQNHINFKPNYMIGSLEFERVVLQTKGCDNKKKPHVPVATVRLLVNYKKSHKTVVRVNPTVPLAELMPTVCEKCEFDTDATILLRTYQSEEPLDLTKTLNDYGIRELYAKDIKVVPNNPVDPVLTHKGGEEEQKSSVKEKNHREKGNKGLFGLFKKNKKTPEQAVIGSAPNSPERNGQCADRVNGVNGHSALPMVPADMPKKRRAPRPPMTASQSVACGHHTRDFSDPSESDSARKQGQLSHIFSTESSLKRTKRRAPPPPCDGPTPSDSDNKVEDAQGDNKISNKYRARIAGHCPAIDKVMSELAESLQARQQRTLSSANSYISQHQLAEDSSEGLFSEHPTPEAELKALSGCQLLKNRSEREGLTTFTVVPQRRQQSRQCFEVSLTVQTPDTAKDEQELCLGDPGALKIPITELLEAVPTEPFRSGCKGSDKSKHSPEVLHLQSVEQENQAWTDVESENLELKDEEDQCIHPEDMELESSESPQRGLGNLEHLGSMMNDLELKGNWAYPSEAADKLADMSPIDPKSGPVEQEEMEEHALVETGEEKDWVEEYKERRRKFLDGGGYNDGLKKLDVWGRIQREFANMQEETTLQEMDFPSPPPPVYWDDNNSENKEDEENRSKQEMQTYDEDLDQYANLDSKPRCAPYLYYSKPKSHPTQTNSDPGTSSAENNCSSNPEPHRTSFLSKSHSSVDPCPPATVSLFALAVFQKAKRSKPGLDPNCSRRRGLPRNTHSN
- the LOC109089046 gene encoding cordon-bleu protein-like 1 isoform X3 — its product is MSIRTTQIYSIICPSYYLQHAHMDLQEDLIDRDIPLTVLLPGGQETTATVHGSKPVMDVLVTLCAQHHLVPSDHAIKLISTNQNHINFKPNYMIGSLEFERVVLQTKGCDNKKKPHVPVATVRLLVNYKKSHKTVVRVNPTVPLAELMPTVCEKCEFDTDATILLRTYQSEEPLDLTKTLNDYGIRELYAKDIKVVPNNPVDPVLTHKGGEEEQKSSVKEKNHREKGNKGLFGLFKKNKKTPEQAVIGSAPNSPERNGQCADRVNGVNGHSALPMVPADMPKKRRAPRPPMTASQSVACGHHTRDFSDPSESDSARKQGQLSHIFSTESSLKRTKRRAPPPPCDGPTPSDSDNKVEDAQGDNKISNKYRARIAGHCPAIDKVMSELAESLQARQQRTLSSANSYISQHQLAEDSSEGLFSEHPTPEAELKALSGCQLLKNRSEREGLTTFTVVPQRRQQSRQCFEVSLTVQTPDTAKDEQELCLGDPGALKIPITELLEAVPTEPFRSGCKGSDKSKHSPEVLHLQSVEQENQAWTDVESENLELKDEEDQCIHPEDMELESSESPQRGLGNLEHLGSMMNDLELKGNWAYPSEAADKLADMSPIDPKSGPVEQEEMEEHALVETGEEKDWVEEYKERRRKFLDGGGYNDGLKKLDVWGRIQREFANMQEETTLQEMDFPSPPPPVYWDDNNSENKEDEENRSKQEMQTYDEDLDQYANLDSKPRCAPYLYYSKPKSHPTQTNSDPGTSSAENNCSSNPEPHRTSFLSKSHSSVDPCPPATVSLFALAVFQKAKRSKPGLDPNCSRRRGLPRNTHSN
- the LOC109089046 gene encoding uncharacterized protein LOC109089046 isoform X1; this encodes MSISRKISQWNISGNFPCTAIAETQRGFSHRTTQIYSIICPSYYLQHAHMDLQEDLIDRDIPLTVLLPGGQETTATVHGSKPVMDVLVTLCAQHHLVPSDHAIKLISTNQNHINFKPNYMIGSLEFERVVLQTKGCDNKKKPHVPVATVRLLVNYKKSHKTVVRVNPTVPLAELMPTVCEKCEFDTDATILLRTYQSEEPLDLTKTLNDYGIRELYAKDIKVVPNNPVDPVLTHKGGEEEQKSSVKEKNHREKGNKGLFGLFKKNKKTPEQAVIGSAPNSPERNGQCADRVNGVNGHSALPMVPADMPKKRRAPRPPMTASQSVACGHHTRDFSDPSESDSARKQGQLSHIFSTESSLKRTKRRAPPPPCDGPTPSDSDNKVEDAQGDNKISNKYRARIAGHCPAIDKVMSELAESLQARQQRTLSSANSYISQHQLAEDSSEGLFSEHPTPEAELKALSGCQLLKNRSEREGLTTFTVVPQRRQQSRQCFEVSLTVQTPDTAKDEQELCLGDPGALKIPITELLEAVPTEPFRSGCKGSDKSKHSPEVLHLQSVEQENQAWTDVESENLELKDEEDQCIHPEDMELESSESPQRGLGNLEHLGSMMNDLELKGNWAYPSEAADKLADMSPIDPKSGPVEQEEMEEHALVETGEEKDWVEEYKERRRKFLDGGGYNDGLKKLDVWGRIQREFANMQEETTLQEMDFPSPPPPVYWDDNNSENKEDEENRSKQEMQTYDEDLDQYANLDSKPRCAPYLYYSKPKSHPTQTNSDPGTSSAENNCSSNPEPHRTSFLSKSHSSVDPCPPATVSLFALAVFQKAKRSKPGLDPNCSRRRGLPRNTHSN